The following coding sequences lie in one Arachis hypogaea cultivar Tifrunner chromosome 4, arahy.Tifrunner.gnm2.J5K5, whole genome shotgun sequence genomic window:
- the LOC112797238 gene encoding proteasome subunit alpha type-4 yields MSRRYDSRTTIFSPEGRLYQVEYAMEAIGNAGSAIGILSKDGVVLVGKKKVTSKLLQTSSSTEKMYKIDDHVACAVAGIMSDANILINTARVQAQRYTYAYQEPMPVEQLVQSLCDTKQGYTQFGGLRPFGVSFLFAGWDKNFGFQLYMSDPSGNYGGWKAGAIGANNQAAQSILKQDYKDDITREEAVQLALKVLSKTMDSTSLTSEKIELAEVFLSPSGNVKYEVCSPEALNKLLVKFGVTQPATDTA; encoded by the coding sequence ATGTCGCGAAGATATGATAGCCGTACAACAATCTTCTCCCCTGAAGGACGTCTTTATCAAGTGGAGTATGCAATGGAGGCTATTGGAAATGCTGGTTCTGCCATAGGGATCTTATCAAAAGATGGTGTTGTGTTGGTTGGCAAAAAGAAGGTAACATCCAAGCTGCTGCAAACCTCTTCATCCACTGAGAAAATGTACAAGATTGATGATCATGTTGCATGTGCTGTTGCCGGGATAATGTCGGATGCCAACATCCTCATCAATACAGCTAGGGTCCAAGCACAACGCTACACATATGCCTACCAAGAGCCCATGCCTGTTGAACAGTTGGTTCAGTCTCTTTGTGATACTAAGCAAGGATACACCCAATTCGGTGGTCTTCGACCATTTGGGGTCTCATTCCTGTTTGCAGGTTGGGACAAAAACTTTGGCTTTCAACTCTACATGAGTGATCCTAGTGGAAACTATGGCGGTTGGAAAGCAGGAGCTATTGGTGCAAACAACCAGGCGGCTCAGTCAATACTGAAACAGGACTACAAGGATGACATTACGAGGGAAGAAGCCGTGCAACTTGCATTGAAGGTATTAAGCAAGACTATGGACAGCACAAGCTTGACCTCAGAGAAGATAGAATTAGCAGAGGTTTTCCTCTCACCTTCTGGAAACGTCAAGTATGAAGTTTGCTCCCCAGAGGCATTGAATAAACTATTGGTGAAGTTTGGGGTGACTCAACCAGCAACAGACACTGCCTAA